The following nucleotide sequence is from Diospyros lotus cultivar Yz01 chromosome 3, ASM1463336v1, whole genome shotgun sequence.
CTTATCGGTAGTGTTTACATCCAAAACGGAGGCATGAATGGCAGCACCGTAGGCAACTGCCTCATCTGGGTTTATACTTTTGCATAGTTCCTTCCCATCGAAGAAATCTTGTAGCATCTCCTGCACTTTTGGAATTCTCGTGGAGCCACCCACAAGGACAACATCATGGATGTTGCTTTTGTCCAGATTGGCATCTGTTAAACAATTCTTAACCAGATCCATACAAATCTTAAAGAGATCCATGTTGAGTTCCTCGAATTTAGCACGAGTAATGGTTGTGGAGAAATCGATACCTTCATACAGACAATCGATCTCAATGGTGGTTTGAGGAGTCGACGAGAGATCCCTCTTGGCTTTTTCACAAGCAGTCCTAAGTCTTCGCAGAGCTCTAGGATTCCCAGTCATGtccttcttcatcttcctcttcaaCTCCTCAACAAAGTAGATCACCATTCTATTGTCAAAGTCTTCTCCTCCAAGATGAGTGTCGCCGGCAGTGGCCTTCACTTCAAAGACACCCTGCTTCATCGTCAGAAGCGAGACATCAAAAGTACCGCCACCGAGATCAAAGATGAGCACGTTTTTATAGCCATCACTGCCGACTTCCATTTCCAAGCCGTAGGCAATGGCAGCAGCAGTGGGCTCATTTAGGATGCTCATGACGTTCAAGCCAGAGACGACGCCTGCATCCTTGGTAGCTTGGCGCTGTGAATTGTTGAAATAGGCAGGAACGGTGATAACAACATTCTTTACagttgatccaagaaaggcctCTGCAGCTCCCCGCATTTTCATGAGTACCATTGATGATATCTCCTCTGCAGCGAATTGCCTTCGCTCATCCTTGTAGCTCACCTCAATCATGGGTTTGTCCCCTGGACCAGCTACAACTTTAAAAGGCCAGAGCTTCATGTCACTCTGCACACGCTCATCACTAAATCTTCGACCGATCAATCGCTTTGCATCTATCCAACAATAAAAAGACGACAGGTGTTTGCTTACGGATGCTTACtagaacacatatatataatgaaaacacGGGCTCTATGATTAGGGTCAAAATTTTCTGGGTTTAAATTACAAGTAATTCATGTTATCGTTAACATTGGCTCTAGCCACTATTAAGATCAAACCTTTTTATGCCAACatctatacatatttttatgtGCTTATCTACTGACACACAAAGGATACTGACAGTTTACCCCCctcaattatatgaaaattatatataagatatgaaactcaattatttttccaaaatgccctctttgaaatatattaaatgtggatcaaattaaaaaagaaaaaaagaaaaagacaaatgTAAATAAGGGAAAGTAGAAAACAAATAACACTGCTTATCAAACGTATAATTAATGGATTTTGATATAGTAGTATAGAAATCTTGGGTCCTTTCTACCCACTGATAGTTGACCTTGTTGGGAAGGGAAACCcactgtttcaaaataatttttctcattgTCAAAAACcgattttaagtgtatttttatctGATTATGGACAACAGTATACCCTTTTCCGTTGAGaatttattatcataaaaaaaaaagagaaaaggtcAGGAAACAGAAAAAACTTAATGAAAATCTCTGTGAAGATATCATTTCACAGAATGTTTGAGGACGAACGAAGAGATGGTAACTGATTCGTAGGTTTACCGAAGATAGTGTTGGTGGGGTTCCTGGCCACCTGATTCTTGGCGCCGTCGCCGATGAGCCGATCCGTGGCGGTGAACGCCACGTACGACGGCGTAGTCCGGTTACCCTGGTCGTTGACTATGATCTCCACCCGGTTGTGCCGCCACACGCCAACGCACGAGTACGTCGTCCCCAGATCGATCCCGATCGCCGGCCCAACTCCATTATTTCCGgccatatatataaatatttgccTCAACAGGGAACTCTGGCAGCTAGTAAATATATAAGAAGTTGTATATATCTTCTCTCAAAGCCACTGTCTGTGCTTGGTAAGGAGAGATTTAAGAATAATGCTATGGGTAGGATAGGGTTTTTACAGATGGCTTTAGAgcaagggaaattctattctcAGCCATGTTTTTGCTCTTTGTagctatattttaatatatctaaaataccctcttttgaaaattcatttttatcctcacaCTCACTTTCTcatgtgaaaaagaaaatgggcgAATAGAATATATATCTAtgtatttgcattatatatatgtgtttatatatgtatatatgtgtttttgattttgtaaaCTTATCTCGTGAAACTTGTATTTGTGGATCGAAATTATTGAGATTTGAAGATGTGTTATAGAGATAAATGTGTGTGAATGGCTATGGCTGTGTGAAAGAGAGTATTTTTTGGAAAACATTGGCTGCAAAGAGTTACTAACTTGGctgtaaaaagtaaaaaaataaaaataaaattttaatggcTGCCAAGAGTAAAAAGGtggctgcgaatagaatttcacttaaaagaatttaaaagactattttgccCATTTCTCTCTTATGATGACCATTTTACcccttcttctccattctctcttcttctccttccgaCACCGCCTTTCATAGCCTTTCTCTCGCAATTGCCTCACTCTCGCCGCCCGTCGCTGCCAAGCATTCACCGCTCCTCGCCCACGCTGCATCCTTGCCTGATCGACCTCCGTCGCCCATCTCACCCTCGCCTTCGTCGCCTCACCCTGGTTGCTTGCCGACTGCCACCGCCCGTTGCATCCTTGCCTAACCGATCGCCACCATGAGAGACGAGGCAGCCAGGAGATAATGCAGCGGGTGACGAGGGTGAGGTGGGTGGCGGTGGGCGGTTAGGTTGTGATACAGCAATGGGCGTAGAGCGGTGAGTGCGAGGTAGGGGCGGGCGACGATGAGAGGAAGACTGTGAGAGACGGTGCtagaaaggaaatgaaatagAGAAATGGTTGCtagaggaaggaaggaaggaaagaaaaaagagataagagaatATCACGAATTTATTGTAATAAATTCTCTAATTTACCACGAAAACACCCATCAATAAAACCTTTCTATATGAATAACATGACTCAGTTCACCTTGGTAATTAGTTATTAGGGTAACTTGAGAACTTTTGAAGACACGTCAGTtcttaacatttataattatttatttttttatgtaccAAAGAATAGAAAAGATAAAGTTTATGTGGCatctttgaaatttaaacaaaagTGATTCGTCatcattgtattttaaaaaaccGAGAATGCATTTATCAAATTACATGAAAAAGACTATTTTGCCCTCTACTCTCTTGTCATCTTTGGGAATCTCGAAGGACAATTGAAATAATATAATGTTACACGACTAGAACGGAAAATTAGACAACTTAAGGGACAAGTCTAACAAAATTACATATCTAACCCAACTTTACCCTCACCTCTCAGTCTCTCTTTCACTATCAACTCTTAACTCTCTTTCACTTTCActtactctttctctctctctctcaaaatcacTCTATCTCTTCCCAATTGTCTCTCTCAAACCCCTGCGAGTTACACTATTCGTCCTTCGCACCGTTCTCGCACCACTATCGTCGTCGCCCAAAGATGTCACCACCGTCGTCGCTCACTGCCAACACCGTGAGCATCGCCCTTCGTCAGCTCCCCCGCAAATACCGCCCACCGTCGTCATTGCCGTCACCCTCACCACCAACCACTGACCACCGTTTCCCTCCCCACACTGCCACTCTGACAGCCATCGCCGACCCACCCGTCAGCTGCTTGCACAACACCGCCTTCACCCAACACGGTCGCTCACCCCACCCTCGTCGTCGCTCGCCCCCTACACCGTCGCTCGGACCGCCACTGTTTGCCTCCATCGTCGTTGCACTGCACcatctatatatacatttataaatattttgattttttatgtgTACATAcgtacatttatatatatttatatattttattttttttagcttttgttttttttcttttgttgtttttttatgataatttagttgttgaaatgaaaattaaaaaatataatttattttgagttgTAAAAGAACatgatttattttgattatatatttgaCAATCGAGTAGAAAATATTGCTTGTATTATTTCTGCGTGTTTCATgctctattattaatttttcttcaatttgagGGTATTAATCAAATTACTGAATTTAAATCatttacttataaaattataatatttgttaaattcttttttgGCTTGTGTGTTGACTCTTTGATAGATTTAAAAATCagtgtaaaataagattggagtaaaattaataatttctaaGATCAAATCcaatataattagatatattttttttattattttacgatcaaatataacaacaatttttttattattattttacaatcaGATGTAACAACAGCAATCTTGATGGTTGccattaaaaatgttaatattaatatatataataagatcacacaagtaattaaataatttattttctcaaatcacTTTAAATACCAACTTATTGCAACAGTATCAATTATATCTGCTATACTCTATTCCCGCATCACCTTTTATGGGCAAGGCTCAGTCCAATAGGCCGGCCCAATCACACAGAGCTCGAAAAATCCCGGCAACCTCGTCAAATGAAATCCATACATTAGCGAAGCCCGTAAAACAAGCATCTTGCGAGCTCCTGGTAAAACCCCCTAGCGAGCTCTCAACGATCGACTAACGGGCTCGCTATAAAACCCTCAGTTCGCTGGACTGCTCAgttcgctggcctaaaaccgtTAGCTCGCATAAGTGGTAAAGCTGGTGAGAAATCAGAGGTAGGGACTATTCACTTTATCTGCAACAGCCCAtacccctcgtaatgaggatcccactcccagTTTTGCGTAGACGATAAgggctgtttgtcccccattatgtaatcattgtatttctatatgttatctaaattgtaaaaaccTCTCGatataaataagaatcataGATATCATGAGAGGCAGGGacagagagaataatcagacatCGCCATTCTGAAggaataatcagagtgcggtcgtggagtaggcatcgttctggccgaaccacgtaaaaattctgGTGTAGATTCATGTCTgagatctttgttttcttctttttggcaCATTGAactgactcaccgcggcccaagaCGAATCGGGGTCGGGAAACTGCTGAAAGACAAGTTGGAAGCACGGCGTCTACAAGCTCAAGCAGCTCGATATTGCATCTATGATGATAGACTATACAGGAGGGGgttctcagccccactcctgagATGCATTGATGGCACCGACTGCCAGACCGTGCTcgaagaaattcatgcaggtcACTacggtaatcatgcaggggcactgtcactggcacaaaaggccctccgacaagggttttattggcccaccatAAAGCAAtatgccatagagacggtcaagaaatgcgaaAAGTGCCAAAGGTTTGCCAAGGTTCTGTGAGCTCTGCTAGCTTACCTGCAGCAGATAAGCAACCcgtggccctttgccatttggggcatggatctaatcgggccgctcCCAACGGCTCGTGGAGGGTGCAAGCATGCCATAGTGGtggttgactacttcaccaaatgggcagaggccaaagagctcgcgcagatcaccagtgcgaaggGCGCAAGcgtttacatgggataacataatttGCAGGTTTGGAGTACTGCAGCAAATAATAACTGACAACGGAACTCAATTCACCAgtgagcaattcatccaattctgcgaatCAATGGGGATCCGAAAaagtttcaccgccgttgatcacccctAGGCCAATGGTTAGGTTGaagctgtcaacaaaataatcaagcagaccctgaaaaCAAAGCTTGAAGCTAGAAAATGGGGcttgggtggatgaactgcaaacagtgctctGAGCTTATCGAACAACAGCtcgaagcagcactggagaaaccccattctcaatagCGTATGGAttggaggctatgatccccgctgagaatgAAGTGGCCAGCCAACGAAGGGTTACCTTCAGCTCATATCGCAATGACGAGTTGCTAGCGGCgaatctggacctgctcgaggaatcgAGAGATGTAGCTCTCGTAAGGGTCGCCATctatcaacaaagggtggcGCGATATTACAACAGGAATGTCTGAATCCGACGTTATAACGTCGGAGACCCGGTACTCCCAGGAGCTCGGGCAATAAGCGATAGAACCCTAGgccctaactgggaaggtccatttatcatcaaggaAAATCTGAGTAAtggagcatatcatctggcaaacTTGGACGATTTTCCTCTCACACGACCTTGGAACGCGGAACACCTTCGTccttatttcaaataaatgtaattgttcTTGCCCATGCTTTGTCTTTTTATTACGAGTAACCTTCATAATTCTGATTAGAATTCATGAGctttcattgcactttattcttattggtattcgattgaatacCCCCGAAATGAGTGGTTGAgaaaccatggtttgcgagctggggcTTAAGTAACTTAGCCACTGTGTTACGGTTTACAACCTAACTgagcattcaccttggtccctTCCTCAGGTTATGGactgcgagctgagaaccattcatcttgacttaatgtcatggtttggaacctactaagcaaccacttccacaagtaactCCGAGCTAGCGTTCactagccgaggtccttttatcCTAGCTTAAGCCATGGCCtacgacctacctgagtgttcccTCTCGGTTCAATTAAAACTTGTAGGAGCCACTGTGTGTTAGTTGAGGCTGTAATGCGACCCACCTGGACACGTATCTCGGCCATGCAAGTCaacgaaataacaagccatgaCATGTTAGCTGGGGTCGCcctatgacccgcctgaacatataacttggcgGTACAAGTTGAGTTTTCACTAACTggggtccttttatcttggcttaaagccatggtctgcgacctacctgaatGTTCACTCCCGATTTGTTAAAACTTGTCAAGAGCCCCAATATGCTAGTCGGGGTCGCGACACAATCTCATATCCTAGCAAATTTTTCACATTAAACCGTGTCAGCTGAGGCCCGTCTTAATTCGCCTAAATAAGACTATTCGTGACCTACCGGGCACGCGTCCTGATCGTTTATCACGAGCTGCTCAGCCATTATATGTTAACTAAGATCGCAAGACGACCTGCCTTTACATACACCTCAGTAAGGTCCTTGTTATTTTGTCAAGACATCCTAGACCTATGTTTAGACGATTCATTCTCAAAATATTGAAGACTTCCTCCGAGTCAATTTTTCAAGCTAAGGTATGCGAAAGTTCGCTGAAGTTGTTTTCAGGTTATATCATGGAGATTGGTTTAAAGATTATTATGTCAGGACTTCGTTAGAATCTAAGTTTGACTGGCTTAAGCTCACAAAGAAATATAAGGGAAGATTCACAAGTACAGGAAGCGCTCATTTTCATTCAGTGAGGCTcgtattacaaaaatatatctatatatacatatgggaGTCCTAGTTAAGAGGGGCGGCTACTTCAGCGGGTTCGACCTCGGCGGGCTGGATGACAGTAGACGGAGTCGGTTGAGGTTCGACGACCCCGGCTTGACAGACCTCGGCAACTTCCGTAGGATGCGCCTCGGCAGTCTCACCAAGCTGAACCTCGACAGTCCCAGATGGCTCGACCTCGACCTGGGCAGCCTATGTCGCGACCTCAGACGAATCAAGCGGAGTGGCATTGTCGGGATCCTCTACGGCCTCGGCAGCGTACCGTTTCACCTCCTCGATGGCCTGcgcaccaaagaaggagaaatccatctcggggtggttcacccaaagggtgtacaggaACGCCGAATAGGTGTCGGATCTGACTTCCCAGTGCAAAGAATCCATCCGCGCTCCCACCTCCGCCTTGATATCATCAATGGTCCTCTTCGCAAGCTGCTCGCATCGGGCACCCAATCATCCGCCTGACTCCGCTCCTCTCTTGCCATCTTCAGCTCTGCCTCAGCTGATTTTAGTTCATCTTGTGCCTTCTGCAGCTCCCCCTTTGCTTTATTTAGCTCGCCAGTAAGCCCAGAGTTGGTGAACTCCCACATGTTCTTTGATCTGCCAAactcctcgtcgagatctttattcttctgaACTTCCACCCTCAGGCTCATCTGGGAGCCTTCCACCTCCTTTTGGGTAGCGaggagctcgacctggagaGCTTTCTTTTCATCtgagagcttcgttatttcatCTTTTTAAGCAATCTTCTCGTTCTCAAGCTTCACTATTTTAGCCTGAAGGGACGCACTCACCGtctgaagctgctcctcaaaatccttgtactgagctcggagcttcatGGCAGTAAGGGAATCCTGTAAAAGAAGAAAGGTTAGcccattaaaaaaaacaaaccaaGGAACCAAGGTACGAAAAATTTTCACTTACCACCAGATTATGACGGGCCATGAAATCGCAGAGAGGGATCCCCTTAGCCTTGAGTCGTCGAGGGGCTTCGAGGTCATGCCCAAGAGGTCGGGCATGGAGTCCAGGAGGGAGTtaacaaagacccctcctggcagggcctccaaCGCTAACTCCTTCTCAGGGACCCTAGCCCGTTTGGCCCTGATGTCCTCCCTCTGCTGTCGCTGGTCAGGCCTTATCTTCGAACTCGCAGCAGGAGCATCTCGAACCTCCATtgcgacctccttcccacgggccCTACTCGAACCATGGTCATGGGAGGTAGGGGCCCGATGCCCTGGCTGTTGATGGGTTTGTTTTTGCTGTTGCGATTGATGGGGCAGAGCTCTTTGCCTCTACTCCTGCTGATCACCCCGCGGCTGTTGAGTCTGTTGTTGCTATTGCTGGGGATGCAATTGCAGTTGTACTGTTACAACCTACCACCTCGGGAGCTAGAGCTCAGGGCTGAGGACGAGGTAGCTCCCGATCTTGCCCTAGATCGCTTTGGCTGGAGGAGGTCGAGGTCAACCATGCTTTCGTCTTGATCGGCTTCTCCTCTTGAACTACTCAACTCTACGACTTGGAAAGCAAACGGGGGGATCTCCGGGCCCAAATCCCTTATATGGTCCCCCTGGACGGTCTCGATGCCGAGAGGAGGGGCAAGCTCGTTTTTTCTTGGACCAGCTCGTCTAAAAGCTCAAGAATCTCCGAACTTGACCCTGTAGCCACAAGCTTGTCGAGGACGTCGGTCTCCTCAGCCGATAAAATTGGTTCAGTGTGAAGATCGCACTGCGAGCtagggggcttatgttatacgCTATTCCTGCATCACCCCTTATGGGCAAGGCTTAGTCCAATGGGCCGACCCAATCACCTAGAGCTCAAAAAATCCCGGCGACCTCGTCAAATGAAATCCATGCACCATCGAAGCTCGAAGCTCGTAAAGCAAGCATCTTGTGAGCTCCTGGTAAAACCCCCTAGCGAGCTCTCAACGATTGACTAACGGGCTCGCTATAAAACCCTCAGTTCGCTAGACCGCCCAGGTTCCTGGCCTAAAATCttcagctcgcataagtggTAAACCTGCTGAGAAGTCAAAGGTAGGGACTATTCACTTTATCTGCAACAACCCAtacccctcgtaatgaggatcccactctcGATTTTGCGTAGATGATAAGggctatttgtcccccattatgtaatcattgtatttctatatgttatctaaattgtaaaagcccatcgatataaataagaatcataGATATCATGAGGGGCAGGGACAtagagaataatcagacaccACCATTCTGAAggaataatcagagtgcggtcatggagtaggcatcgttctggccgaaccacgtaaaaattatGGTGTCGATTCACGTCCgagatctttgttttcttcttcttggcactttggactgactcaccgcggcccaagaCGAATCGGGGTCGgttgaaattgaacgtcgaca
It contains:
- the LOC127797380 gene encoding heat shock cognate 70 kDa protein-like, whose translation is MAGNNGVGPAIGIDLGTTYSCVGVWRHNRVEIIVNDQGNRTTPSYVAFTATDRLIGDGAKNQVARNPTNTIFDAKRLIGRRFSDERVQSDMKLWPFKVVAGPGDKPMIEVSYKDERRQFAAEEISSMVLMKMRGAAEAFLGSTVKNVVITVPAYFNNSQRQATKDAGVVSGLNVMSILNEPTAAAIAYGLEMEVGSDGYKNVLIFDLGGGTFDVSLLTMKQGVFEVKATAGDTHLGGEDFDNRMVIYFVEELKRKMKKDMTGNPRALRRLRTACEKAKRDLSSTPQTTIEIDCLYEGIDFSTTITRAKFEELNMDLFKICMDLVKNCLTDANLDKSNIHDVVLVGGSTRIPKVQEMLQDFFDGKELCKSINPDEAVAYGAAIHASVLDVNTTDKIHDVVLLDVTPLSLGVGLHSGFMSVVIPRNTRTPTKMEAEFTTAKDNQTSILFDVHEGERTRASDNHFLGKFTLAGIPPAPVRAPKINVCFEIDANGILHVSAEDKGTGQVSKITISNVDGRLSKAEIDRMVEDAEKYKAEDEELKKKIEAKNALESYVYKLRNAIEDQMIIAKLSLDDKKTIENAIEETIQWLAANQSVKVDEFEEQMHYLEKIWNPIVTKIYI